From Salarias fasciatus chromosome 5, fSalaFa1.1, whole genome shotgun sequence, a single genomic window includes:
- the errfi1a gene encoding ERBB receptor feedback inhibitor 1a isoform X2: MRPECVWSMSTVGLTAQEISFPIENPFLRGSYCHSMAGSKPSWSQRHELDNFYFSMNNANTDYSYRVQQKVPPPSYERHKHSPSSQRLPPKKCRPSLLPLFCSPDSSTPSPVDNDQVVPSFQKLSFHECISPPQTPDRCSKPLPPIPFPADISPMDSEVEFFTSTDESRCLVSDQCSKSSSFRYGVHSRRSFKNCGQINYAYYDGPIAPQSTQQQQQQHAAPAAAPALQEVREPSEQQRREPPEPAVCQRQQEKSRRLRRSHSGPAGSLNKPSLLRLTCTKRHTNHMDRPEVPPPIPPRLNPKAGDCRRWSAEVSSGAYSDDDKPPKVPPRDPLSMGSSRTPSPKSLPTYINGVMPPTQSFAPDPKYVSGRSLQRQNSEGSPCIHPIMEDGKKASATHYYLMPQRSPFDSPCDCHARRKAPVDLV, encoded by the exons ATGCGACCCGAGTGTGTCTGGAGCATGTCCACAGTGGGCCTGACTGCCCAGGAGATCTCTTTTCCCATAGAAAACCCCTTCCTCCGGGGCAGCTACTGCCACAGCATGGCTGGATCCAAACCTTCGTGGAGCCAACGCCATGAGCTGGACAA CTTCTACTTCAGCATGAACAATGCAAACACAGATTACAGCTATCGAGTCCAGCAAAAAGTGCCGCCTCCCAGCTATGAGA GACATAAACACAGTCCCAGCTCACAGAGATTACCTCCAAAGAAATGccggccctccctcctccccctgttCTGCAGCCCAGACTCCTCCACTCCCAGTCCGGTGGACAACGACCAGGTGGTCCCCTCATTCCAGAAACTCTCCTTCCACGAGTGCATCAGCCCCCCACAGACTCCAGACAGATGCTCCAAGCCTCTGCCCCCCATCCCCTTTCCGGCAGACATATCCCCCATGGACAGCGAGGTGGAGTTCTTCACCAGTACGGACGAGAGTCGCTGCCTGGTGTCTGATCAGTGTTCCAAATCCTCCTCTTTCCGGTACGGAGTCCACAGCCGGAGGAGCTTCAAGAACTGCGGGCAGATTAATTATGCTTACTACGACGGTCCTATAGCCCCTCAAagcacgcagcagcagcagcagcagcatgcggcCCCCGCCGCTGCTCCCGCTCTGCAGGAAGTGCGGGAACCGAGCGAGCAGCAGCGGAGGGAGCCGCCCGAGCCGGCCGTCTGTCAGAGACAGCAGGAGAAAAGTCGGCGGTTGCGGCGGTCTCACTCGGGCCCGGCCGGATCTCTAAACAAACCCTCGCTGCTGCGCCTCACGTGCACAAAACGCCACACGAACCATATGGACAGGCCGGAGGTGCCCCCTCCCATCCCCCCGCGTCTCAACCCGAAGGCGGGGGACTGCCGCCGCTGGTCGGCAGAGGTGTCGTCCGGGGCGTACAGCGACGACGACAAGCCCCCCAAGGTGCCCCCAAGGGACCCGCTGTCCATGGGGAGCTCCCGCACCCCCAGCCCCAAGAGTCTCCCCACCTACATCAACGGCGTGATGCCGCCCACGCAGAGCTTCGCGCCGGACCCCAAGTACGTGAGCGGCCGGAGTTTGCAGAGACAGAACAGCGAAGGGTCGCCGTGCATCCATCCCATCATGGAGGACGGCAAGAAGGCCAGCGCCACACATTACTACCTGATGCCGCAGCGCTCGCCCTTCGACTCGCCCTGCGACTGCCACGCCAGGAGAAAAGCCCCCGTGGATTTAGTTTGA
- the errfi1a gene encoding ERBB receptor feedback inhibitor 1a isoform X1, translating into MRPECVWSMSTVGLTAQEISFPIENPFLRGSYCHSMAGSKPSWSQRHELDNSFYFSMNNANTDYSYRVQQKVPPPSYERHKHSPSSQRLPPKKCRPSLLPLFCSPDSSTPSPVDNDQVVPSFQKLSFHECISPPQTPDRCSKPLPPIPFPADISPMDSEVEFFTSTDESRCLVSDQCSKSSSFRYGVHSRRSFKNCGQINYAYYDGPIAPQSTQQQQQQHAAPAAAPALQEVREPSEQQRREPPEPAVCQRQQEKSRRLRRSHSGPAGSLNKPSLLRLTCTKRHTNHMDRPEVPPPIPPRLNPKAGDCRRWSAEVSSGAYSDDDKPPKVPPRDPLSMGSSRTPSPKSLPTYINGVMPPTQSFAPDPKYVSGRSLQRQNSEGSPCIHPIMEDGKKASATHYYLMPQRSPFDSPCDCHARRKAPVDLV; encoded by the exons ATGCGACCCGAGTGTGTCTGGAGCATGTCCACAGTGGGCCTGACTGCCCAGGAGATCTCTTTTCCCATAGAAAACCCCTTCCTCCGGGGCAGCTACTGCCACAGCATGGCTGGATCCAAACCTTCGTGGAGCCAACGCCATGAGCTGGACAA CAGCTTCTACTTCAGCATGAACAATGCAAACACAGATTACAGCTATCGAGTCCAGCAAAAAGTGCCGCCTCCCAGCTATGAGA GACATAAACACAGTCCCAGCTCACAGAGATTACCTCCAAAGAAATGccggccctccctcctccccctgttCTGCAGCCCAGACTCCTCCACTCCCAGTCCGGTGGACAACGACCAGGTGGTCCCCTCATTCCAGAAACTCTCCTTCCACGAGTGCATCAGCCCCCCACAGACTCCAGACAGATGCTCCAAGCCTCTGCCCCCCATCCCCTTTCCGGCAGACATATCCCCCATGGACAGCGAGGTGGAGTTCTTCACCAGTACGGACGAGAGTCGCTGCCTGGTGTCTGATCAGTGTTCCAAATCCTCCTCTTTCCGGTACGGAGTCCACAGCCGGAGGAGCTTCAAGAACTGCGGGCAGATTAATTATGCTTACTACGACGGTCCTATAGCCCCTCAAagcacgcagcagcagcagcagcagcatgcggcCCCCGCCGCTGCTCCCGCTCTGCAGGAAGTGCGGGAACCGAGCGAGCAGCAGCGGAGGGAGCCGCCCGAGCCGGCCGTCTGTCAGAGACAGCAGGAGAAAAGTCGGCGGTTGCGGCGGTCTCACTCGGGCCCGGCCGGATCTCTAAACAAACCCTCGCTGCTGCGCCTCACGTGCACAAAACGCCACACGAACCATATGGACAGGCCGGAGGTGCCCCCTCCCATCCCCCCGCGTCTCAACCCGAAGGCGGGGGACTGCCGCCGCTGGTCGGCAGAGGTGTCGTCCGGGGCGTACAGCGACGACGACAAGCCCCCCAAGGTGCCCCCAAGGGACCCGCTGTCCATGGGGAGCTCCCGCACCCCCAGCCCCAAGAGTCTCCCCACCTACATCAACGGCGTGATGCCGCCCACGCAGAGCTTCGCGCCGGACCCCAAGTACGTGAGCGGCCGGAGTTTGCAGAGACAGAACAGCGAAGGGTCGCCGTGCATCCATCCCATCATGGAGGACGGCAAGAAGGCCAGCGCCACACATTACTACCTGATGCCGCAGCGCTCGCCCTTCGACTCGCCCTGCGACTGCCACGCCAGGAGAAAAGCCCCCGTGGATTTAGTTTGA